One window of Vitis riparia cultivar Riparia Gloire de Montpellier isolate 1030 chromosome 5, EGFV_Vit.rip_1.0, whole genome shotgun sequence genomic DNA carries:
- the LOC117913941 gene encoding homocysteine S-methyltransferase 3-like, producing MGFATLQSPTFMADFLHQSGGYAVIDGGLATELERHGADLNDPLWSATCLIHSPDLIRRVHLDYLEAGASIIITASYQATIQGFEAKGLSREEAEALLRRSVEIACEARDIYHERCAKGTCLEQRLILVAASVGSYGAYLADGSEYSGHYGAAVTLETLKDFHRRRVQVLAESGADLIAFETIPNKLEAKAYAELLDEENIKIPAWFSFTSLDGINAVSGDSLIECASIADSCKQVVAVGINCTPPRFIHGLILLIQKVTTKPVVIYPNSGETYDGVRKEWVKSSGVQDGDFVSYVGKWREAGASLFGGCCRTSPHTIRAISTTLSSYLQ from the exons ATGGGATTCGCAACCCTCCAATCACCCACTTTCATGGCCGATTTCCTCCACCAGTCCGGCGGCTACGCGGTTATTGACGGCGGCCTTGCCACCGAGCTCGAGCGTCACGGCGCCGACCTCAATGACCCTCTCTGGAGCGCCACATGCCTCATTCATTCTCCTGACCTTATCAGGAGG GTGCACCTAGATTACCTTGAAGCAGGGGCAAGTATCATAATAACAGCATCTTATCAG GCTACTATTCAGGGCTTTGAGGCCAAAGGCTTGTCTAGAGAAGAAGCCGAGGCTTTGCTAAGGAGAAGCGTTGAAATTGCATGTGAGGCAAGGGATATTTATCATGAGAGATGTGCCAAGGGCACTTGTCTAGAGCAGCGTCTAATCTTAGTTGCAGCTTCTGTTGGTAGCTACGGGGCATATCTGGCTGATGGATCCGAGTATAG TGGGCACTATGGTGCTGCAGTTACTCTGGAAACTTTGAAAGATTTTCACAGGAGACGGGTCCAGGTTCTAGCTGAGTCAGGTGCTGACTTGATTGCATTTGAAACAATTCCAAATAAGCTAGAAGCAAAG GCCTATGCAGAACTTCTTGatgaagaaaacataaagattcCAGCATGGTTTTCATTCACTTCTCTGGATGGAATCAATGCGGTTAGTGGTGATTCTTTGATAGAGTGTGCCTCAATTGCAGATTCATGCAAGCAAGTTGTTGCAGTTGGAATCAACTGCACCCCTCCTAGATTTATTCATGGACTGATTTTATTGATTCAGAAG GTAACTACTAAACCAGTAGTCATATATCCAAACAGCGGTGAGACTTATGATGGAGTACGAAAGGAGTGGGTG AAATCAAGTGGAGTTCAAGATGGAGACTTTGTATCCTATGTGGGCAAGTGGCGTGAAGCTGGGGCTTCCCTTTTTGGAGGCTGCTGCAGGACTTCTCCCCACACTATAAGGGCCATATCTACGACTCTCTCCAGCTATCTGCAGTGA
- the LOC117914362 gene encoding pentatricopeptide repeat-containing protein At3g22690 yields MASSLCLSPLLSATQIKEADPMTKDSCLNESLRCCKTLNQLKQLHCQITKNGLDQIPSTLTKLVNAGAEIASPESLDYARKAFELFKEDVRSDDALFMLNSLIRGYSSAGLGREAILLYVRMLVLGVTPNHYTFPFVLSGCTKIAAFCEGIQVHGSVVKMGLEEDVFIQNCLIHFYAECGHMDHGHKVFEGMSERNVVSWTSLICGYARGDRPKEAVSLFFEMVEAGIRPSSVTMVCVISACAKLRDLDMGERVCAYIGELGLKLNKVMVNALVDMYMKCGAIDAAKRLFDECVDRNLVLYNTILSNYVRQGLAREALAILDEMLQQGPRPDRVTMLSAISASAQLVDLFYGKVCHGYVIRNGLEGWDSIGNVIIDMYMKCGKPEMACRVFDLMSNKTVVSWNSLTAGFIRNGDVESAWEVFNQIPERNAVFWNTMISGLVQKSLFEDAIELFREMQGEGIKADRVTMMGIASACGYLGAPELAKWVHTYIEKNGIPCDMRLNTALVDMFARCGDPQSAMQVFNKMTERDVSAWTAAIGTMAMEGNGEGATGLFNQMLIQGVKPDVVLFVQVLTACSHGGLVEQGLHIFSLMEDHGISPQIEHYGCMVDLLGRAGLLREAFDLIKSMPMEPNDVVWGSLLAACRVHKNVEMATYAAERINELAPQRAGVHVLLSNIYASAGKWTDVARVRLNLREKGVRKVPGSSSVQVNGVIHEFTSGDESHPEMTHIALMLQEMNCRFSDAGHIPDLSNVLLDVDEQEKEYLLSRHSEKLAIAFGLITTGRSTPIRVVKNLRMCSDCHSFAKMASIIYNREIIVRDNNRFHFFRQGLCSCCDYW; encoded by the coding sequence ATGGCTTCCAGCCTTTGCCTCTCTCCTCTGCTCTCCGCCACCCAAATCAAAGAGGCCGACCCCATGACCAAAGACAGTTGTTTGAATGAATCACTTCGATGTTGCAAAACCTTGAACCAACTCAAGCAGTTACACTGTCAAATTACTAAGAACGGTCTTGATCAGATCCCTTCTACTCTAACCAAGCTGGTCAATGCTGGCGCAGAAATTGCCTCGCCGGAAAGCTTAGACTACGCTCGAAAGGCCTTTGAGCTCTTCAAAGAAGATGTAAGAAGCGATGATGCGCTTTTCATGCTTAACTCTTTGATCAGAGGTTACTCTTCTGCTGGTCTTGGCCGCGAAGCTATCTTACTTTATGTTCGGATGTTGGTCCTAGGCGTTACACCTAATCACTATACCTTTCCATTTGTTTTGAGTGGGTGCACAAAGATCGCAGCTTTCTGTGAGGGGATTCAAGTTCATGGGTCCGTTGTCAAGATGGGTTTAGAGGAAGATGTGTTTATACAGAACTGTTTGATTCATTTCTATGCTGAATGTGGACACATGGATCATGGGCACAAGGTGTTTGAGGGAATGTCTGAAAGAAATGTTGTGTCGTGGACTAGTTTGATTTGTGGTTACGCTCGTGGGGATCGTCCAAAAGAGGccgtttctttgttttttgaaatgGTGGAGGCGGGTATTAGACCTAGTTCGGTTACCATGGTGTGTGTGATCTCTGCATGTGCCAAGTTGCGGGATCTTGACATGGGCGAGAGAGTGTGTGCTTATATCGGTGAGTTGGGGCTGAAGCTCAATAAAGTCATGGTGAATGCGCTCGTCGACATGTACATGAAATGCGGTGCAATCGATGCTGCAAAGCGGCTCTTTGATGAATGTGTTGATAGAAATTTGGTCCTTTACAATACAATCTTGTCAAATTATGTGCGCCAGGGATTGGCGAGAGAGGCGCTTGCCATATTAGATGAAATGCTGCAACAAGGCCCTCGACCCGACAGGGTCACAATGTTATCTGCAATCTCGGCCTCCGCACAGTTAGTTGATCTTTTCTATGGAAAGGTGTGCCATGGTTATGTGATAAGGAATGGGCTAGAAGGTTGGGATAGCATTGGAAATGTGATTATTGACATGTACATGAAGTGTGGGAAACCAGAAATGGCCTGTAGAGTATTTGATCTAATGTCCAACAAGACTGTGGTTTCATGGAATTCACTAACGGCGGGATTTATCAGAAATGGTGATGTGGAATCAGCTTGGGAAGTATTCAATCAAATACCAGAGAGAAATGCTGTGTTTTGGAACACCATGATTAGTGGTTTGGTGCAGAAGAGCTTGTTTGAGGACGCAATTGAACTGTTCCGAGAAATGCAGGGCGAGGGAATAAAAGCAGACAGGGTGACAATGATGGGCATCGCTTCTGCCTGTGGATATTTAGGAGCTCCAGAGCTTGCAAAGTGGGTTCACACTTACATTGAAAAGAATGGAATTCCTTGTGATATGCGGCTCAATACAGCTCTGGTTGATATGTTTGCTAGGTGTGGTGATCCTCAAAGTGCAATGCAAGTCTTCAATAAAATGACTGAAAGAGATGTATCTGCTTGGACTGCAGCCATTGGAACAATGGCCATGGAGGGAAATGGGGAAGGAGCTACTGGGCTTTTCAACCAGATGCTTATTCAAGGAGTGAAACCTGATGTGGTACTATTTGTGCAAGTACTGACTGCATGTAGCCATGGTGGGCTAGTGGAACAAGGCTTGCATATTTTCAGTTTGATGGAGGACCATGGAATCTCCCCCCAAATTGAACATTATGGGTGCATGGTTGATTTACTTGGCCGAGCTGGATTACTGAGGGAAGCTTTTGATCTCATAAAGAGCATGCCCATGGAGCCTAATGATGTGGTTTGGGGTTCTCTCTTAGCTGCTTGCCGGGTCCATAAGAATGTTGAAATGGCTACATATGCAGCTGAAAGGATAAATGAATTGGCTCCTCAGAGAGCTGGGGTCCATGTGCTTCTTTCAAACATATATGCTTCTGCTGGGAAATGGACGGACGTTGCAAGAGTGAGACTAAACTTGAGGGAAAAAGGGGTTCGCAAAGTGCCCGGATCAAGCTCGGTACAGGTTAATGGTGTAATACATGAGTTCACCTCTGGGGATGAATCACATCCAGAAATGACCCACATTGCCTTGATGCTACAGGAGATGAACTGCAGATTCTCAGACGCTGGCCATATTCCTGATCTATCCAATGTTTTACTTGATGTTGATGAGCAGGAGAAAGAGTACCTGCTCAGTCGACATAGTGAGAAACTTGCTATTGCATTTGGGCTTATCACTACAGGTCGAAGCACGCCAATTCGTGTTGTTAAGAATCTGCGCATGTGCTCTGATTGCCACTCCTTTGCCAAAATGGCATCAATAATATATAATCGGGAGATTATTGTTAGAGATAATAATAGGTTTCACTTCTTCCGGCAAGGCTTATGTTCTTGTTGTGATTATTGGTAA